The following are encoded in a window of Limibacter armeniacum genomic DNA:
- the lpxD gene encoding UDP-3-O-(3-hydroxymyristoyl)glucosamine N-acyltransferase, whose protein sequence is MEISVKQIAQILGGRVVGDDSAMINTVAKIQEGGQGAISFLANMKYEEFIYTTEVSAVLVSEGFEPKKEVKAALIYTEDAYSAFTALLTEYQRMMSFRKQGREQPSFIHDSAQVGEGEYIGAFAYIGENVKIGSNVKIYPHVYIGDNVEIGDNVILYAGVKVYADCKIGSYCTLQGGAVIGSDGFGFAPQSDGTYKTIPQIGNVILEDHVDIGANTVVDCATMGSTVIKQGAKLDNLIQVAHNAVVGKNTVIASQAGISGSTEVGDNCMLGGQVGLAGHIKVADRTMIAAQSGIAQSVKEPGTKIMGSPAIPSGEHIKAFMVYRKLPDLQRKVAELERKLLADS, encoded by the coding sequence ATGGAAATAAGCGTAAAACAAATCGCCCAGATTCTGGGAGGAAGAGTTGTGGGGGATGACTCTGCGATGATTAATACTGTTGCCAAGATTCAGGAGGGTGGTCAAGGTGCCATTTCTTTTTTGGCTAACATGAAATACGAAGAGTTCATTTATACGACTGAAGTTTCCGCTGTGCTGGTAAGTGAAGGGTTTGAGCCTAAAAAGGAAGTTAAAGCCGCACTAATTTATACAGAAGATGCCTATTCGGCTTTTACAGCACTACTGACTGAGTATCAGCGCATGATGAGCTTCAGGAAGCAAGGAAGAGAGCAACCATCTTTTATTCATGATTCAGCTCAGGTTGGCGAAGGAGAGTATATTGGAGCTTTCGCTTATATCGGAGAGAATGTGAAGATTGGAAGCAACGTAAAAATCTATCCACATGTTTACATTGGCGACAATGTAGAGATTGGTGATAATGTTATCCTGTATGCTGGAGTGAAGGTATATGCTGATTGTAAAATTGGTAGTTACTGTACCCTACAGGGGGGGGCTGTGATTGGTTCTGATGGATTTGGTTTTGCGCCACAGTCTGATGGGACTTACAAGACAATCCCTCAGATTGGTAATGTGATTTTGGAAGATCATGTAGATATCGGAGCAAATACAGTAGTCGATTGTGCTACAATGGGCTCGACTGTTATTAAGCAAGGGGCTAAACTGGATAACCTGATTCAGGTAGCTCATAATGCAGTGGTTGGTAAAAATACGGTTATTGCTTCTCAAGCTGGTATATCTGGTTCAACAGAGGTAGGGGATAACTGTATGTTGGGAGGTCAAGTAGGTTTGGCTGGACACATTAAAGTTGCTGATAGAACCATGATAGCTGCGCAGTCAGGTATCGCACAGTCTGTGAAAGAACCAGGTACTAAAATTATGGGTTCTCCTGCCATTCCATCAGGTGAGCATATTAAAGCCTTTATGGTTTACCGCAAATTACCTGATCTTCAGCGTAAAGTTGCGGAATTAGAAAGAAAGTTATTGGCTGATAGCTAA
- a CDS encoding HD domain-containing protein, which produces METIKKKIINDPVYGFVSIKSEIFHDLIQHPWFQRLGRIKQLGLSSMVYPGAIHTRFSHALGAMHLMSMAMDALKNKGHKIPKHEREAAMISILLHDLGHGPFSHALEFALMDGVHHEELSILMMEKLNEEFDGQLSTAIKIFKNTYKVKFLHQLVSSQLDMDRMDYLQRDCFFTGVIEGSIGTDRIIRMLDVVDDRIVVEEKGIYSIENFLNARRLMYWQVYLHKTAVGAEQMLIQLIRRAKTLAKRGEKLMATPALETFLYQSISLDDFRKNPELIDQFAALDDHDIMAGVKWWSQSEDRVLKELSNRLLNRNLFKVRISDQPFSDTEVEEIRSLLKKDFGYSDEELSFVCVTGTVSNAAYVPNYENINIKTKAGDIIDIAQASDLPNIDALSKVVKKHYLCHPKLS; this is translated from the coding sequence ATGGAAACAATTAAGAAGAAAATCATTAACGACCCTGTTTATGGTTTTGTGAGTATAAAGTCAGAGATTTTCCATGACCTTATTCAGCACCCTTGGTTTCAACGCCTCGGAAGAATTAAACAGCTAGGGCTAAGCAGCATGGTTTACCCGGGTGCTATACATACGCGCTTCAGTCACGCTTTGGGGGCAATGCACCTGATGTCGATGGCAATGGATGCATTGAAAAACAAAGGACATAAAATTCCGAAACATGAGCGTGAAGCTGCCATGATCTCAATCTTGTTACATGATTTGGGACATGGTCCATTTTCGCATGCACTGGAGTTTGCATTGATGGATGGTGTACATCATGAAGAGTTGTCCATATTGATGATGGAAAAGCTTAATGAGGAGTTTGATGGACAGCTTTCAACTGCTATTAAGATTTTTAAGAATACTTATAAGGTGAAGTTTCTGCACCAGTTGGTGTCAAGCCAGTTGGATATGGATAGGATGGACTACCTGCAACGGGATTGTTTTTTTACTGGGGTAATAGAAGGAAGTATCGGTACAGATAGGATTATCCGAATGCTGGATGTAGTGGATGACCGGATTGTTGTGGAAGAGAAAGGGATTTACAGTATTGAAAACTTTCTGAATGCCAGAAGACTTATGTATTGGCAAGTGTATTTGCATAAGACAGCTGTTGGTGCAGAACAGATGTTGATTCAGCTAATCAGAAGGGCTAAGACATTGGCTAAAAGAGGTGAGAAGCTAATGGCTACACCTGCTTTGGAAACTTTTCTTTACCAAAGTATCTCGTTGGATGACTTCAGGAAGAATCCAGAATTGATTGACCAATTTGCCGCATTGGACGATCATGATATTATGGCGGGTGTCAAATGGTGGAGTCAGAGTGAAGATAGGGTATTGAAAGAGTTGAGTAATAGGTTACTTAACAGAAACCTGTTTAAGGTGCGTATCTCAGATCAGCCATTTTCAGATACTGAAGTAGAAGAAATAAGAAGCTTGCTCAAGAAAGACTTTGGCTATAGTGATGAGGAGTTATCTTTTGTTTGTGTAACAGGAACTGTTAGTAATGCAGCTTATGTACCGAACTATGAAAATATCAATATCAAAACCAAAGCTGGTGATATCATTGATATAGCTCAAGCATCAGACCTTCCAAATATTGATGCTTTGAGTAAAGTGGTGAAAAAGCATTACCTATGTCATCCCAAGTTAAGTTAG